The Pseudophryne corroboree isolate aPseCor3 chromosome 2, aPseCor3.hap2, whole genome shotgun sequence genome has a segment encoding these proteins:
- the DDIAS gene encoding DNA damage-induced apoptosis suppressor protein isoform X1: MNGTKRLLVGTVLSIQNSSFTYPACPDCFSRLIRTSSRYQCQRCGGTCKVAIHRYKLCVKVAEDQKLHIITVFGRCLEKVFGASADFLHRHLLGSVQLPAPLESGRAQELLLQAAEYCLIGRSFIFSVKIPGDLGRGDSVSLSDSCRNIVACQIILPNDDPIGCTVINHFNHLVESGLSNSLTNARAETSADTTLSDSSDLGFSDGSYSLSQSRNLFADYWQQSLGLSPSPLVSALAESALCDCRQCRCNRPEQLSHRAEHISQDNTVFVRRQINPPEDILTTTPCSIRCTSTPRSTHSSLRTSRSANGMRYCKPQSASRVQKMDFGQESYLQNICNSGGCRSQDGSGDGEQLLPQHVTAAETYQGQDGTWEDFPFSESLSKLIAGIESSEGTRSPFCVTGNEFCLITKMEGKRFRERFDSIKTPDVLLPLPAEKSEHGTVMEDTVRFGLDGSKTLVLSHSCDISKTDDNHSPFEQRISPSSHLQRSLEESREPDYISRDLRSTSPAPQDSSVTPQCTCPTRNGNGFHSCTEDKGSVIMVNVSQHPIMNINTYVISLGQDSFSSLRGNGINCTWQDVDLGVLNTNVLNDRDHNSEVYNASSDLFDTSNNTEGTLAVVPHPHCTETLERLENQMNKQYLKYTYCRRPSHTNTCYLTENRDIADKDWDFVPYLQSTPALRRLSGANCIAGDGWPCNNTSNAKSSLLSIGRKSHGSVTKFLLQKTRPSSSECRSTLFCAVADNFPLLYSPVSASFPNSQVSRLRTLKQRSTMSVCKSTRRKRILANKENCSVQSYLNRPNNETGRTVIESGCMIANRGEMDKYNAQGNIAHLSPVVCSSQQPEFQFSPIQTHLPSDWSPELFSENSNVCRQRDDLQRRLF, translated from the exons GTACCAGTGCCAGCGGTGTGGCGGCACGTGTAAAGTCGCCATCCACCGATATAAACTGTGTGTGAAAGTGGCCGAAGACCAGAAGCTTCATATTATCACTGTCTTTGGAAGATGTTTGGAGAAGGTTTTTGGGGCCAGCGCTGATTTCCTGCACAG GCACTTGCTGGGTTCCGTCCAACTCCCCGCTCCTCTAGAAAGCGGCAGAGCACAGGAACTACTACTCCAGGCAGCAGAATATTGTCTCATCGGCCGAAGCTTCATTTTTTCTGTGAAG ATACCAGGAGATCTGGGAAGAGGAGATTCAGTTTCTCTGTCTGACTCATGCCGGAACATAGTTGCGTGCCAGATTATTCTCCCAAACGATGACCCAATTGGCTGCACAGTTATAAACCACTTTAATCATCTGGTGGAGTCCGGATTGAGCAACAGTTTGACAAATGCCAGGGCTGAAACCTCTGCCGATACCACACTTagtgattccagtgatttggggTTTTCTGACGGCAGCTACAGCCTTAGTCAGAGCAGGAATCTGTTTGCGGATTACTGGCAACAGTCTCTGGGCTTATCACCCTCGCCCCTGGTCAGTGCGTTGGCGGAATCTGCACTCTGCGATTGCAGACAGTGTCGGTGCAACCGACCAGAGCAGCTCTCGCACCGAGCGGAGCACATATCCCAGGACAATACAGTCTTTGTGCGGAGACAAATAAATCCACCAGAAGACATACTCACTACCACTCCCTGCAGCATTCGGTGTACCAGTACTCCAAGATCCACACATTCCTCGCTAAGGACTTCCAGGTCAGCTAACGGTATGCGTTACTGCAAACCCCAGAGTGCCTCACGTGTGCAGAAAATGGATTTCGGGCAAGAAAGCTATTTGCAAAACATTTGTAACTCAGGCGGTTGCAGAAGCCAAGACGGCtcaggggacggggagcagcttctcCCTCAGCATGTGACCGCAGCTGAAACCTACCAAGGCCAGGACGGAACCTGGGAAGACTTCCCGTTCTCTGAAAGCCTGAGCAAGCTCATAGCAGGAATTGAGAGCAGTGAAGGCACAAGATCTCCCTTCTGCGTTACAGGTAATGAATTCTGTTTGATCACGAAAATGGAAGGGAAACGTTTCAGAGAGCGGTTTGACAGTATTAAAACGCCAGATGTCTTATTACCGCTGCCAGCGGAGAAATCAGAGCACGGAACAGTAATGGAAGACACAGTGCGATTCGGCTTGGACGGATCGAAGACACTTGTTTTAAGCCATTCCTGTGACATTAGCAAAACCGACGACAACCATTCACCTTTTGAACAGCGCATTTCGCCATCCAGCCACCTCCAGAGATCACTAGAGGAAAGCCGTGAACCTGATTATATATCAAGGGACTTGCGTTCCACTTCACCAGCTCCCCAGGATTCTTCAGTGACCCCACAATGCACATGCCCCACACGGAATGGAAACGGGTTTCATAGTTGCACAGAAGACAAGGGGAGCGTTATAATGGTTAACGTTTCTCAGCATCCTATAATGAACATAAATACGTATGTCATTTCATTAGGGCAGGATAGCTTTTCCAGTCTTAGGGGAAATGGGATAAATTGCACATGGCAAGACGTGGATCTGGGGGTATTAAACACTAACGTTCTGAATGACAGAGACCACAACAGTGAAGTATATAACGCTTCATCAGATCTGTTTGACACCAGCAATAATACAGAGGGGACCTTAGCGGTAGTCCCACATCCACATTGCACAGAGACACTGGAAAGACTAGAAAACCAAATGAATAAACAGTACCTCAAATACACTTATTGTCGTAGACCTTCCCACACAAATACTTGCTACTTGACAGAGAACCGTGACATTGCAGATAAAGATTGGGACTTTGTCCCGTATTTACAGTCTACTCCAGCGCTGAGGCGACTCTCGGGAGCTAACTGCATTGCCGGTGACGGGTGGCCTTGTAATAACACCTCCAATGCCAAATCGTCTTTACTTTCCATAGGGAGGAAGTCGCATGGCTCCGTTACCAAGTTCCTCTTACAGAAAACCAGACCATCTTCGTCAGAGTGTAGATCCACCCTGTTTTGTGCTGTCGCTGATAACTTCCCTCTTCTCTACTCCCCAGTCTCCGCTTCATTTCCAAATTCACAGGTGTCAAGACTGAGGACCCTAAAGCAGAGAAGCACAATGTCTGTCTGTAAATCCACGAGGAGAAAAAGGATCTTGGCGAATAAAGAAAACTGCAGTGTCCAAAGTTATCTTAACAGGCCTAACAATGAAACGGGACGTACGGTAATAGAGTCGGGCTGTATGATTGCCAACAGAGGTGAAATGGATAAATATAACGCACAGGGTAACATTGCACATCTGTCTCCCGTGGTCTGTTCATCGCAGCAACCTGAATTTCAGTTTTCCCCCATACAAACCCATCTTCCTAGCGACTGGTCCCCTGAACTCTTTTCTGAAAATTCCAATGTTTGTCGGCAAAGAGACGATCTTCAGAGGCGTTTGTTCTAA
- the DDIAS gene encoding DNA damage-induced apoptosis suppressor protein isoform X2: MNGTKRLLVGTVLSIQNSSFTYPACPDCFSRLIRTSSRYQCQRCGGTCKVAIHRYKLCVKVAEDQKLHIITVFGRCLEKVFGASADFLHRHLLGSVQLPAPLESGRAQELLLQAAEYCLIGRSFIFSVKIPGDLGRGDSVSLSDSCRNIVACQIILPNDDPIGCTVINHFNHLVESGLSNSLTNARAETSADTTLSDSSDLGFSDGSYSLSQSRNLFADYWQQSLGLSPSPLVSALAESALCDCRQCRCNRPEQLSHRAEHISQDNTVFVRRQINPPEDILTTTPCSIRCTSTPRSTHSSLRTSRSANGMRYCKPQSASRVQKMDFGQESYLQNICNSGGCRSQDGSGDGEQLLPQHVTAAETYQGQDGTWEDFPFSESLSKLIAGIESSEGTRSPFCVTVSASFPNSQVSRLRTLKQRSTMSVCKSTRRKRILANKENCSVQSYLNRPNNETGRTVIESGCMIANRGEMDKYNAQGNIAHLSPVVCSSQQPEFQFSPIQTHLPSDWSPELFSENSNVCRQRDDLQRRLF; the protein is encoded by the exons GTACCAGTGCCAGCGGTGTGGCGGCACGTGTAAAGTCGCCATCCACCGATATAAACTGTGTGTGAAAGTGGCCGAAGACCAGAAGCTTCATATTATCACTGTCTTTGGAAGATGTTTGGAGAAGGTTTTTGGGGCCAGCGCTGATTTCCTGCACAG GCACTTGCTGGGTTCCGTCCAACTCCCCGCTCCTCTAGAAAGCGGCAGAGCACAGGAACTACTACTCCAGGCAGCAGAATATTGTCTCATCGGCCGAAGCTTCATTTTTTCTGTGAAG ATACCAGGAGATCTGGGAAGAGGAGATTCAGTTTCTCTGTCTGACTCATGCCGGAACATAGTTGCGTGCCAGATTATTCTCCCAAACGATGACCCAATTGGCTGCACAGTTATAAACCACTTTAATCATCTGGTGGAGTCCGGATTGAGCAACAGTTTGACAAATGCCAGGGCTGAAACCTCTGCCGATACCACACTTagtgattccagtgatttggggTTTTCTGACGGCAGCTACAGCCTTAGTCAGAGCAGGAATCTGTTTGCGGATTACTGGCAACAGTCTCTGGGCTTATCACCCTCGCCCCTGGTCAGTGCGTTGGCGGAATCTGCACTCTGCGATTGCAGACAGTGTCGGTGCAACCGACCAGAGCAGCTCTCGCACCGAGCGGAGCACATATCCCAGGACAATACAGTCTTTGTGCGGAGACAAATAAATCCACCAGAAGACATACTCACTACCACTCCCTGCAGCATTCGGTGTACCAGTACTCCAAGATCCACACATTCCTCGCTAAGGACTTCCAGGTCAGCTAACGGTATGCGTTACTGCAAACCCCAGAGTGCCTCACGTGTGCAGAAAATGGATTTCGGGCAAGAAAGCTATTTGCAAAACATTTGTAACTCAGGCGGTTGCAGAAGCCAAGACGGCtcaggggacggggagcagcttctcCCTCAGCATGTGACCGCAGCTGAAACCTACCAAGGCCAGGACGGAACCTGGGAAGACTTCCCGTTCTCTGAAAGCCTGAGCAAGCTCATAGCAGGAATTGAGAGCAGTGAAGGCACAAGATCTCCCTTCTGCGTTACAG TCTCCGCTTCATTTCCAAATTCACAGGTGTCAAGACTGAGGACCCTAAAGCAGAGAAGCACAATGTCTGTCTGTAAATCCACGAGGAGAAAAAGGATCTTGGCGAATAAAGAAAACTGCAGTGTCCAAAGTTATCTTAACAGGCCTAACAATGAAACGGGACGTACGGTAATAGAGTCGGGCTGTATGATTGCCAACAGAGGTGAAATGGATAAATATAACGCACAGGGTAACATTGCACATCTGTCTCCCGTGGTCTGTTCATCGCAGCAACCTGAATTTCAGTTTTCCCCCATACAAACCCATCTTCCTAGCGACTGGTCCCCTGAACTCTTTTCTGAAAATTCCAATGTTTGTCGGCAAAGAGACGATCTTCAGAGGCGTTTGTTCTAA